The sequence ATTGGCAGACAATAAAGGTAAGAGAGCGGTGTCATTCTTGAATAAgaatatattatcatattttggTACTCCACATATAATCATAAGTGATGGGGTCTCCCACCTTTGTAATTAAGTGTTTAGGGCTGCCTTTGtgaaatatggtgtgaagcaaTACTAGGTGGCTACTCCTTATCACCCCAAATGAGAGGGCAAGTAGAAGTGTCAAACATGGAGATTAAGATGATTTTGGCTAAGTCTGTGAATGAAAATCGAAGTCATTGGTCACAGAAGCATGATGATACCCTTTGGTCCTGCCGTACTGCCTTTAAAACACCAATAGGTATGTAACCTTAACAATTGGTGTTCAACAAGGCTTGTCAATTACCGGTAGATCTTGAACATGAAGCTTTGTCAGTGCTCAAAAGGATGAACTTAAGTTGGAAAGATGCAAATGATTTGAGATTGGACCAACTGAATGAGATGAATGAATTTCGTCTCCATGCATATTAAAGGTCTAACTATTATAAGGAGAGGGTGAAGACGTACTATGACCAAATGATCAAAAATAGAGAGTTTCACGTGGGGAATTTGTATTGTTATTTAATTCAAGGTTTACATTATTCCCCGAGAAATTAAAGTCAAAGTGGTCCAATCTTTtaaaggtgactcaagtcttTACATCTGACACGCTAGAACTAGTAAACAAAGATGAGAAGCCATTCAAATTGAATGGGCAACGTATCAAGCATTATATTGGCCAACATAAAGAGGTAAAGCTGGAAATATTggtgtatcttgatgaagtctaagtaattaAGATATCTGAGCTGTGCTGCAATATTAAATCAGGTGGTAGTGGAAGGCAACCCACAATGTGCTGTAAAATTGTATAGTTTAGATCTTTTTTGTTGTTAAGTCTACTTAATCTGTGAGGTAAGTGTGTAGGACTAAGGATAACAAAAAGAGATAGACACAGATCATCCTCGATAACTGGACTGATGGACTGTCGTAAGACTGATAGTTTGTTAATCCTAAATCATCAAAGGAAGCCTGAAATCCCTACATTTTGAATAAGGGTTGATGGACGTTGTGATAGGCCAGATAGTTGACGGACCATTAATATAATCCCAACCAAGCTAAAATCTGTGTATTCTTGGTAAGCAGTAACGAGGAGCATGACAGACTATCGCTCGAGTGAAGGCCCGTCAACCAAACCGTTGCAAGGTCAGATAAAAGCCATCATTCTAGAATATAGTAAAGACCAAGATGACTAACCATCAATACATCAATGGAACGTCACTTGGACCATCGTAGGTAAGTcgatttaaaattaaattgaccTAGATAATGTGCTATTCTTATCAATAATTACCTTTATATGGGCCCAAATACCCAATCCATGGAAACCCAGGTCTGAATAAGAATTAATACCTACGTTCACCTCAACCTTTCTATTTCATATTCCCAATGATTGAAATTCCCCACATTCGTAAGTCTTAGATTATACCCATTCCACATTACCcgctctttttatttttctctactaTTTAAACCACCCCCTACACCTCAACTCACTCCATCACTTAAACTAAATCACTGTGCCTTCACTTGttctaaataatattatattgtcATATTTAGTCTATACACAAGGATAGTTTGACAGTCACATTCGCATTTAGGTATGTACCTCTTTCTTAAAGCTTTAAGCCTTAGTTGTTAATCATTTGGTTTGTTCACATGTTTTTCATCTTTTGCTTTTGCCTTTATGTTTGTGGCTTGGTTGAAAAATTGTGTTTGATATAAGGTGGTGGAGAAAATGTAGGGATGAAGTTAACCCTACTATAGAgtcaaacttgatgggatttaaGCTCATTTTATCCTTCGTTCAAGCACAAAAATGTTTGCCCACCATGCGTTCAACAAAATGCCTTAAAGGAAATTTTCCAAACTAGTAGTTGTGACAGATTACTGATAAAATGCTGTCTCTATGACGTATTGTCTACTCATCCATCACACAACTACCCAACTCATTGAATACTGGTTAAGGCATGATGGATTGGCTGACGGACCACTGCATAGGTGACAACCCATCGTGGGAATCGTCACCCATATCTGAAATCTCATGTGTATTTTGGATAGGTCTAACAATTGACTTGACGAACCATCATTCGTGAGATGACCCTACAAAGGAACCATCACAAGTTAATAGTGATCTTCCTAAGCACTAACGGTTGGGATGACGACCTATCACTCAAGTAATGAACTATCACTCAACCTGTTGCCCTTAAATTGTGTCTAAGTCTTACTGTGATTTTTAATTACTAACTTTTTGCTACCTTACATAAAATGACACAAAATCTAATTTTGTAGAGAGGTGGTATAGAAACAGGCTAGCTCAGAAAGCCACAACATTGAGACTCCGGGATGACCTGAAGGTAACATTGAGGCACCAACTTATCACACAATGAAAAGTGAGAAAAATCATAGACCATCCTCTTAGTGTAAAGAGAAGAAGGACTCATAGAGTGCGATGCCAGCAGTGATAGAGAGAGCAACAGGAGTTCTAGATGTACTCTGAACATAGTAGTGAAAAAGGATACTACCAGTCTTGAAAAAGAACCTAAACTAGAAAAATTTATATGATCTACAGTAAAGATCCAGAAGATAGAGAGTCAATTAGGGTGAAGGTTGAGGGAGAAAAGATGCACTATTGTGATGGTACCGGCTTATACCGAATAAGAGCATGAAAAGGACTATTACTGAGGAGTATCACATCATCACTACAAAATAGCCAAAATATCTGGATATCGAGAGACATTTTAATAAGTATGAGGTTGGTTGGTAGAGCAAGCCTTTGGGATCTTACTACCCCATCATTTTTAGGGAGTTCTTTGCTAACTACTTGGCAGTGTTAGAGAAGGAATGTCTAAAGGGcaagaaggtataaaacatgtAGAATGAGATAAGAATCCCAGATTGGGGAGTgacaatccactactaaaaaatggcCAAAAAGCGATGCAAAATAAAGCGACGAGAAAAGTGACGTTGGCCGTtgcttttttagtttaattttaatttttatttattttttattaaaagtggCAGCCGACATCTTAATATCCATCGCTTTTTCTGCAGTTTTTTTgccaattaattaaaaaataatttattatttttttaataaaagcgaTGGATAACGttgtaatttattaaaaataattaaaattattttttaaaaagcgacATAGTCcatcgatttttaaatttaattattgtttttgtttatttttattaaaagcgacagacaacgtcgctataatttttttttttttaaatattaattctagaaaagtgaCACTGTCCgtcgcaatttgtaattatttttaattttttgattttttgcaaAAAGCGATGAAAAACgtcgcttttgttaaaattaaataaaaatcaattttttgaaaTGCGACATTGTCcgtcactttttaattttttcttttgtttatttttattaaaagcgacgggAAAATGAtcactttctctcttttctctctctacacgttccttcttcttttccctTTAACGTTCATTTAAATGGTCTTGACAGACCAATTGATGCCGGCAATGGTAATAGGTAAGGCCACTCTCTCTTCCTCGACCTCTCTCTCTCACTAAGTCCTTCTCTCTCCCCAAATCGATTTGCCCTTTGTTACTGTGGTCGCTGGCAGATTTAAGGCGTCCTTTGGCTCGAATTCGGCGATGGTGGTATAGGGAAGAACCGGTTAGAATtggattaaaatatttaaatcagtTGGTCAGACGCCCATTAGCGTTCAGATTCCGGCAACACCAAAAAAAATCTTCGGTGACTTTCTAGCGACGCAAAGCTAACTTCTTTCCGGTGACTGTACTTCCGGCAACcaatttttacttcaaaattaCCGTGACCAGCATGCGTAGAACCCTGATGACATCTAAACTTTACTTTGTACATACTCTTTACAGTCTAGTTCTTGGTAATTGTTATTTCAGCTACTTGTGTTTTTAGTTATGCCCGATTTACTTAGAGGTAGATATTACTGTATTTCTTGTGCGTGCCCGTGATAGGATTTCTATATGTCCCAGTGAATTCTAACcttgaattttatttctttatttttctagtaTTTGTTGTGCGTAAATTTTGGTTGCATTTTGTGCTTTGTTTATGCCTTTTATTGTTACTGTTGTTTTAGCCTTTGCTGCATTTTGTGTTGAGTAGTGGCTTGGGTGGCTCATGGTATAATAGAGTCATGTCCTGGGGGTCTTGGTGGGCTGGTGGTGGGTTCGGGGGCTTGTGTTGGGTTAGGTTCGAGATGTGGAGTGTGAGGTATTAAAGGAGGGGATAAGAGAGTTGATATTTTGAGGGTAGGATCATGGAACATTGGGACCCTGCTGGCTAAGTCGATAGAATTAgttaagattcttaggaagagaataATTAATATTGCGTATGTctaggagaccaagtgggtaggttccaaggctagggatgtagatgggtacaagttgtggtattCAGGTAGTGATAGGCGTAGAAATGACGTAGGCATCTTAGTGGACGAGgagcttagagggcaggtagtggaggtgaaaaGGGTTAGTGATAGGGTTATAACTATCAAGTTGGTTTAGGGGGGTTTACTTTGAACATTTTAGTGCGTATGCACCATAGGTGGGCCTAAACGAGGAGGAGAAAAAAagtttttgggaggttttggatgaggtagTTAGAGACGTGCCTAGTTCAGAGAAGATTTTCATAGGAGGGGATTTCAGCGGGCACATTGGGTCTTTGCAGTTAGGGTACGGTGACGTACATGAGGGCTTTGGGTTTGGGGTTAGGAATGATGAGGGAGCTGCCCtcttggagtttgcgagggcctttggattggtggtagtgaattctaGCTTTTCGAAGAAGGAAGAGCATTTGGTTACTTTCTGTAGTAGGGTAGCCAAGACGCAGATTGACTTTCTACTGCTTAGGAAGGAAGATAGAGCTTTGcgtaaggattgtaaggtaatcccgagtgagaatcttgtGACCCTGCATAGACTCTTAGTGATGGACTTGGCTATCAAGAAGGGAAAGTTGAGGCGGGGTAGGATGGGTCGACCTAGAGTTAGGTGGGGCAGTCTGACTCCAGATAGTGCTTTAGAGATAGGGGTAAAGTTGGAGGTGAAGGGGGTGTGGAAGTACAaggggatgtggatagtatgtgggtaGGGTTGCTGGTTGCATAAGGGAGTCTCCTAGGGAGGTGTTGGGTATTTTAAGGGGTTGGTCTGGCTGGTTTTAGggagattggtggtggaataaagatgttaagaaaaaggtgaagtcgAAGAAGGCGGCTTACGGTAAGTTGGTTGAGAAcaaggatgaagaagaaaaatgggtaaGTAGGGAGAAGTACAAGTTAGCTAAAAAGGAGGCTAAGctagcagttacggctgctaagacaatagattttgagagtttgtataaggGGTTAAATAAGAAAGACGGGGAGAAGGGATTATTTAGGTTGGCCAAGgttagggagaggaagggtcgtgatctggaccaggtgaagtgcattaagggggaggatgacaGAGTTTCGGTGAAAGACGCCATCATTAAAAAAAGATGGTaatcgtattttcataggctcttgaataaTGAAGGGGACAGAggtgtgttaggggagttggagcttTCTGGGGAGTGTCGCGACTCTCGCTTTTGTTGGCATTTTAAGGTAGAGAAGGTCAGTGAGAATATTCGCAAGATATGAAGGGGCAGGGCGACGGGGCACGATGAaattccggtggatttttggaagttctttGGCGGGGCAGGGTTAAGGTGGCTGACCAACTtatttaacaacattttcaagtcagcaaagatgcttgaggcgtggagatggagcacgatgattcccttatataagaacaagggtgacattcagagttgtaataactatcGGGGTATttagttgttgagtcacacgatgaagatttaggagagggtggtggagcgaaGGTTAAGGAAGATTGTGCCTATTTCAGAGATTCAATTTTGTTTTATGCCTGGTTGCTGCACGTCTGAGacaattcaccttgtgcggagactggtagagcagtatagagagaggaagcaGGATCTTTACATGGTGTTTATTAACTTGGAAAAGgcatatgacaaggtccctagggaggttctttggagatgcttggaggccagaggggtcccggtggcatacatcagagcgattaaggacatgtatgagggggcgaagactcgggtaaggactgTGGGAGGAGATTCTGAACATTTCTCGATCTtaatagggttgcaccagggatcaactcttagtccatttttattcgttttggtgatggatgtgttgacacggaatatacaaggcgaggtgccttggtgtatgcttttcgcagatgatatagttttgattgatgagtcgcgacaAGGGGTTAAGGTTTCTAGATGAGCAGGAGCAAGGcggagtacttggaatgtaagtttagtgactcgaggcacgAGGAAGAGGTAGTAGtaaagttggattctcaggtggtttgcaagagggatagttttcagtatcttgggtctatgattcaggggaatggataGATGGATAAGGATATCTCTTACCGTATTTAGGCtggttggatgaaatagaggctcgctttGGGTATTTTATGCGATAAGGAGGTGCCCCACAAGataaaaggcaaattctatagaattgCAATCCGACCttctatgttgtatggagcggagtgttggccggttaagaattctcatatccagaAGTTGAAagtggcagaaatgagaatgttgcgttggatgtgtggttttACAAGGGCTAACAAGGTTAGGAATGatattattcgggagaaggtgggagtggtatctgtggaggaaaaaatgcgagaagtgaggttgagatagtttggtcatgtgatgaggaggggtacaGATGCCTAGTTCGGAAGTGTGAGAGGTTTGCCTTggaaggtttcaagcggggtaggggtagactgaagaaatgctggagagaagtgattaagtGTGACATTGAGCAGTTACAGttgactaaggacatgaccctggataggaaggtatggaggaaaaatattaggatagagggctaagggtgtggatgagtcgtagcCAGTAATTAGGTGGACTTTGGTGTTCTTTGTTTGGCAATATACAATCTTCTGTGgtgtcgtacctatgttatttttcATGTTCCTTGCTTTTGTATACTGTCTTTAATCTTGAGCCGggtgtctatcggaaacaacctctctacctctttagaggtactggtatggactgcgtacactctaccctccccagaccccactttgtgggaatatactgggtttgttgttgttgttttaaaagcgacggacaacgtcgctataatttttattttttaaaatattagctctagaaaagcgacggacaacgttgctttttttaaaactaaataaaaattatttttttgaaaagcgaTGTTGTTcgtcgctttttaaatttaattttaatttttatttatttttattaaaagcgacggacaacgtcgctattattttattttttataatattaattctagaaaagcgatgCTGTCTGTCGtagtttataaatatttttaatttttctttattttttacaaaaagtgATGGGCAGCTTcgctttttttaaaactaaataaaaattaactttatgaaaacgaCGCTGTCcgttgatatttgatatttttaatttactattaaataaataatttttatattttaaaaaagtaaaagtattcaattatatattgagtacattgatatcatacggtcgattaataaaaaaaataatatactgttgaagttataatagaataatataagttaaattaaacgataatttatcattgtatatatacaaaacgttgtattacgaggtaatttacatgtgtatgtgatgtatctagtacatattgtgaattttacaatcaatcaactatatatattgaatacattgatatgaTACGATTGATTTATCAAGTtaataatatattgttgaagttataatataataatgtaagctaaattaaatgataattcatcaaagtagaaataaaatacgttgtattacgaggtaatatactcgtgtatgtgatgtatatagtacatattacaaagttgataatcagtaatatatatatatatatatatatatatatatatatatatatatatatgtatgtatgtatctatgtatgtatgtatgtatgtttaaaTATATACATAGTAGATTAAAAGCtagctaactgaatctatatatccaaatattttaaataatacgTTTACATCATATGATCGAGTtaataatacactattgaagttataataatgaagc comes from Capsicum annuum cultivar UCD-10X-F1 chromosome 2, UCD10Xv1.1, whole genome shotgun sequence and encodes:
- the LOC124896137 gene encoding uncharacterized protein LOC124896137 encodes the protein MVIDLRRPLARIRRWWYREEPVGLNEEEKKSFWEVLDEVVRDVPSSEKIFIGGDFSGHIGSLQLGYGDVHEGFGFGVRNDEGAALLEFARAFGLVVVNSSFSKKEEHLVTFCSRVAKTQIDFLLLRKEDRALRKDCKVIPSENLVTLHRLLVMDLAIKKGKLRRGRMGRPRVRWGSLTPDSALEIGVKLEVKGVWKYKGMWIGDWWWNKDVKKKVKSKKAAYGKLVENKDEEEKWVSREKYKLAKKEAKLAVTAAKTIDFESLYKGLNKKDGEKGLFRLLNNEGDRGVLGELELSGECRDSRFCWHFKVEKITSGGDGGWPRPDKSLKSTAKKKSWTPVDSNENNFRIV